A stretch of the Bordetella genomosp. 8 genome encodes the following:
- a CDS encoding DUF4286 family protein — protein MAAMIGSGALALWIDVDPALDKETDAWYIVEHMPERIDIGGYRRARRFQALEGAPRYLTLFEADTPDALASHGYLSLVGKISDQSKRIRAGFSNVARNTFRVRATHGRGLGAVTLSLRLRLRAGADSTAAHGWLEQSLRQAMTRHAIVGAHSLEAAPEVRARMDAVRVTGVGDAKVEHVVFIEATRPEDLHALRADLFATPALQAAGWTEEACGIYALMYEVAEPGR, from the coding sequence ATGGCAGCAATGATAGGAAGCGGCGCGCTCGCGCTGTGGATAGACGTCGATCCCGCCTTGGACAAGGAAACCGACGCCTGGTACATCGTCGAACATATGCCCGAACGCATCGACATCGGTGGCTATCGCCGCGCGCGGCGCTTCCAGGCGTTGGAAGGCGCGCCGCGCTATCTGACCCTGTTCGAAGCCGACACGCCGGATGCGCTGGCCAGCCACGGTTACCTGAGCCTGGTCGGCAAGATCAGCGACCAGTCCAAGCGTATCCGCGCGGGATTTTCCAACGTCGCGCGCAACACCTTCCGCGTACGCGCCACGCATGGCCGCGGCCTGGGCGCGGTGACCCTGAGTCTGCGGTTGCGCCTGCGCGCCGGCGCGGACAGCACCGCCGCCCACGGCTGGCTGGAGCAAAGCCTGCGGCAAGCGATGACGCGGCACGCCATCGTCGGCGCGCACAGCCTGGAGGCCGCGCCGGAAGTCCGCGCCCGCATGGATGCCGTGCGCGTGACCGGCGTGGGCGACGCCAAGGTCGAGCACGTGGTCTTCATCGAAGCCACGCGACCGGAAGACCTGCATGCCCTGCGCGCCGATCTCTTCGCCACGCCGGCACTGCAAGCCGCCGGCTGGACGGAAGAAGCCTGCGGCATCTATGCATTGATGTACGAGGTTGCCGAGCCAGGCAGATAA
- a CDS encoding MmgE/PrpD family protein, with protein sequence MAAPSAPTVLQQLAAFVHDVRYEALPNEVIDYAKRLILDTLGCAFGAMDSDVAVALRRYADDAGGAPQATLIGSGRRTSAALATLVNGGLLRYLDCNDYYFGRDPAHPSGNLAPALAMAERQGRGGKALIAALVAAYEVHLRLADHAGEPSLWRRGWHHGTNAQFSSAALAARLAGLDAAGTAHAMAIAGSHQNTLAQLQSGAISMIKATAEAWVAKAGVEAALLAGHGMTGPLALVEGQNGWAATVAGQTGEQLDAAALTGPFDGRYRLLETSIKPYPVVATASAPVWAAIDLHRQGLPAFDAIERIVVRLPSFALRTPSAHPDRRYPAGIESAQHSFYFCAAVALRDGACGDAQFQDHVLRDPVLRGLLGKVELQEDPDLDTRWPQAAGGGIELHPRDGQVLLRLCPYPPGHPRLPLSDEALTAKFLGYAEPVLGHMRAHTLRDAVLRLDEYQDLREFTPLLAPD encoded by the coding sequence ATGGCCGCGCCTTCCGCCCCGACCGTACTGCAACAGCTGGCGGCGTTCGTCCATGACGTCCGCTACGAAGCGCTGCCGAACGAGGTCATCGACTACGCCAAGCGCCTGATCCTGGACACGCTGGGCTGCGCCTTCGGCGCCATGGACAGCGACGTCGCCGTCGCGCTGCGCCGCTACGCGGACGACGCGGGCGGCGCGCCGCAGGCCACGCTGATCGGCAGCGGCCGTCGGACTTCCGCGGCACTGGCCACGCTGGTCAATGGCGGCCTGCTGCGCTATCTGGACTGCAACGACTATTACTTCGGCCGCGATCCCGCGCATCCCAGCGGCAATCTGGCGCCGGCGCTGGCGATGGCGGAACGCCAGGGCCGGGGCGGCAAGGCGCTGATCGCCGCGCTGGTGGCCGCGTACGAGGTGCATCTGCGCCTGGCCGATCATGCGGGCGAACCTTCGTTGTGGCGGCGTGGCTGGCACCACGGCACCAATGCGCAGTTTTCCAGCGCGGCGCTGGCCGCACGCCTGGCGGGCCTGGACGCGGCCGGCACGGCGCACGCCATGGCCATCGCGGGCAGCCACCAGAACACGCTGGCGCAACTGCAAAGCGGCGCCATCTCCATGATCAAGGCCACGGCTGAAGCCTGGGTCGCCAAGGCCGGCGTGGAAGCCGCGCTGCTGGCGGGCCACGGCATGACCGGCCCGCTGGCGCTGGTGGAAGGCCAGAACGGCTGGGCCGCGACCGTGGCCGGACAGACGGGCGAACAGCTGGATGCCGCCGCGCTGACCGGCCCCTTCGACGGCCGTTACCGGTTGCTGGAAACCAGCATCAAGCCCTACCCCGTGGTCGCCACGGCATCCGCGCCGGTATGGGCCGCGATCGATCTGCATCGGCAGGGCCTGCCGGCCTTCGATGCCATCGAGCGCATCGTCGTGCGCCTGCCCAGCTTCGCCCTGCGTACGCCGTCGGCGCACCCGGACCGCCGCTATCCCGCCGGCATCGAAAGCGCGCAGCACAGCTTCTATTTCTGCGCGGCGGTGGCGCTGCGCGATGGCGCCTGCGGCGACGCCCAGTTCCAGGATCACGTGCTGCGGGACCCGGTCCTTCGCGGCCTGCTCGGCAAGGTCGAGCTGCAAGAGGACCCCGACCTGGATACGCGTTGGCCGCAGGCCGCTGGCGGCGGCATCGAACTCCATCCGCGCGATGGCCAGGTGCTGCTGCGCCTGTGCCCGTACCCGCCCGGCCATCCGCGCCTGCCCTTGAGCGACGAAGCACTGACCGCCAAGTTCCTGGGCTATGCCGAACCCGTGCTGGGGCACATGCGGGCGCACACCCTGCGCGACGCCGTCCTTCGCCTGGACGAATACCAGGACCTGCGCGAATTCACGCCGCTGCTGGCGCCGGATTGA
- a CDS encoding Bug family tripartite tricarboxylate transporter substrate binding protein, producing MRGPVFKRAAWLAAALLLPIAASAQSYPDKPIHLIVPFPPGGVADIIARPIAEKLSTTLGQPVIVENRGGATGTIGAAFVAHSAPDGYTLLLGTTNEIAMSPTLYGTLPYDPTKDFAPVSIVAQFPNVLVVSPNVKTATLADLTAQAKAKPKSLTFASSGLGSTNHLTAELYQGEAGVQVTHIPYKGGGPALVDLSGGHVDAMFATLPSAITLIKAGKLHALAVTGDKRSPALPDLPTVKESGLPGVVVTTWNGVLAPAGTPPAVIDRLAQALKQATDDSGIQQKFAAVGAETTYTPPQAFAGIIRDDYARWSALIKKAGIKVD from the coding sequence ATGAGGGGACCCGTGTTCAAACGCGCCGCGTGGCTGGCGGCGGCATTGCTGCTGCCCATCGCGGCATCGGCGCAGTCCTATCCGGACAAGCCCATCCACCTGATCGTGCCTTTCCCGCCCGGCGGCGTGGCGGACATCATCGCGCGACCCATCGCGGAAAAGCTGTCCACCACGCTGGGCCAGCCCGTCATCGTGGAAAACCGCGGCGGCGCCACCGGCACCATAGGCGCGGCCTTCGTCGCCCATTCGGCGCCCGACGGCTACACGCTGCTGCTGGGGACGACCAATGAAATCGCGATGAGCCCGACGCTGTATGGCACGCTGCCTTACGACCCGACCAAGGACTTCGCGCCGGTCTCCATCGTCGCGCAGTTCCCCAACGTGCTGGTCGTCAGCCCCAACGTCAAGACGGCCACGCTGGCCGACCTGACCGCGCAGGCCAAGGCCAAGCCCAAGAGCCTGACCTTCGCTTCTTCCGGCCTGGGCAGCACCAACCACCTGACCGCCGAACTCTATCAGGGCGAGGCCGGGGTGCAGGTCACCCACATTCCCTACAAGGGTGGCGGCCCCGCGCTGGTGGACCTGAGCGGCGGGCACGTCGATGCCATGTTCGCCACCCTGCCTTCGGCCATCACGCTGATCAAGGCCGGCAAACTGCATGCGCTGGCGGTCACCGGCGACAAGCGCTCCCCCGCGCTGCCCGACCTGCCGACGGTGAAGGAATCCGGCCTGCCGGGCGTCGTCGTCACCACATGGAACGGCGTGCTCGCGCCGGCCGGCACGCCGCCGGCCGTCATCGACAGACTGGCGCAGGCACTCAAGCAGGCGACCGACGATTCCGGCATCCAGCAGAAGTTCGCCGCCGTTGGCGCCGAGACCACCTACACGCCACCGCAGGCGTTCGCGGGCATCATTCGCGACGATTACGCGCGCTGGTCGGCGCTGATCAAGAAAGCAGGGATCAAGGTCGACTGA
- a CDS encoding Bug family tripartite tricarboxylate transporter substrate binding protein, translated as MTNAAPRTPARASFNRPPSGKRPRALRWLAALAMLAGAQAGHAAGYPDHAITWVVPYPPGGTTDVIARNLAQAMGPILGQSIVVENKAGAGGQTAMAYVARATPDGYTLLVSDASVATAPSLYPSMPFDPVKDLQAVALFVTVPHVLLVNPALKANSLKELIALTEKEPGKINFSSGGIGSPLHLAGEALRLETGLKWTHIPYKGAGPALMAAVSGEAQVATPSLPAALPQVQAGKLRALAVTSPQRIALLPDVPTVAELGYPKATVFGWVGLHAPAGTPPQVLQTLDAAARKALQDPALMERLKGQGAENAYRDSAGYGKLVTEEAARWKRVVQEAGIKPE; from the coding sequence ATGACCAATGCCGCACCCCGCACGCCCGCTCGCGCGTCTTTCAACCGACCTCCATCAGGCAAGCGGCCACGCGCCCTGCGCTGGCTGGCGGCGCTGGCCATGCTGGCTGGCGCGCAGGCCGGCCACGCCGCCGGCTACCCCGACCACGCCATCACCTGGGTGGTGCCCTACCCGCCCGGCGGCACCACCGACGTCATCGCGCGCAACCTGGCGCAGGCCATGGGGCCCATCCTGGGGCAATCCATCGTGGTGGAAAACAAGGCCGGCGCGGGCGGCCAGACGGCCATGGCCTATGTGGCGCGCGCCACGCCCGACGGCTACACGCTGCTGGTCAGCGACGCCAGCGTCGCCACCGCGCCCAGTCTCTATCCCAGCATGCCTTTCGATCCGGTCAAGGATCTGCAGGCGGTCGCGCTGTTCGTCACCGTGCCGCATGTGCTGTTGGTCAATCCCGCGCTGAAAGCGAACTCGCTGAAGGAGCTGATCGCGCTCACGGAGAAAGAACCCGGCAAGATCAACTTCAGTTCCGGCGGCATAGGTTCACCGCTGCACCTGGCCGGCGAAGCGCTGCGCCTGGAAACCGGCCTGAAATGGACCCACATCCCCTACAAGGGCGCGGGTCCCGCCCTGATGGCCGCGGTCAGCGGCGAAGCGCAGGTCGCCACGCCTTCGCTGCCCGCCGCGCTGCCGCAAGTGCAGGCTGGCAAGCTGCGGGCCCTGGCCGTCACCAGCCCGCAGCGCATCGCCCTGTTGCCGGACGTGCCCACGGTCGCCGAACTGGGCTATCCCAAGGCCACCGTATTCGGCTGGGTCGGCCTGCACGCGCCGGCCGGCACGCCGCCGCAAGTCCTGCAAACGCTGGACGCCGCCGCGCGCAAGGCTTTGCAGGATCCTGCCTTGATGGAACGCCTGAAAGGCCAGGGCGCGGAAAACGCCTATCGCGACAGTGCCGGCTACGGCAAGCTGGTCACCGAAGAAGCCGCGCGCTGGAAGCGTGTCGTACAGGAGGCAGGCATCAAGCCTGAATAG
- a CDS encoding lipocalin-like domain-containing protein — protein MSPSIVTTCSKALAALLAAAALCMLAACDDGKPAASGAGYAGLGAEAAAYAQVQRGKPLRFPADHGPHDGYRIEWWYVTADLRDEDGHDWGVQWTLFRSALRPGADQAGWESANVWMAHAALTDANAHQFAEKLARGGIGQAGAQAAPFRAWIDDWSLQGPDMDSLTMQAHGKDFGYRLSLRSQGPLVLHGDAGYSEKSGEGQASYYYSQPFYAVSGEIERAGKRHRVQGRAWLDREWSSQPLSADQQGWDWFSLHLADGAKLMLFQVRQQQGAPYRAGTWISADGSATPLRGQQISLDPLAWTRQDDGRELPTRWRVRVAGLPAGPVDVTAAAVQPRAWMATSFPYWEGPVRLANGGGQPGGTGYLEMTGY, from the coding sequence ATGAGTCCTAGCATCGTCACAACGTGCTCCAAGGCGCTGGCCGCGCTGCTGGCGGCGGCCGCGCTGTGCATGCTGGCGGCGTGCGATGATGGCAAACCGGCCGCGTCCGGCGCGGGCTATGCCGGCCTGGGCGCCGAGGCAGCCGCCTATGCCCAGGTGCAACGGGGCAAGCCGTTGCGCTTCCCGGCGGACCATGGGCCGCATGACGGTTATCGCATCGAATGGTGGTACGTCACCGCGGATCTGCGGGATGAGGACGGCCATGACTGGGGCGTGCAATGGACGCTGTTCCGTTCGGCGCTGCGTCCGGGCGCGGACCAGGCGGGATGGGAAAGCGCCAACGTCTGGATGGCGCACGCGGCCTTGACCGATGCTAACGCCCATCAGTTCGCTGAAAAACTCGCGCGCGGCGGTATCGGCCAGGCAGGCGCGCAGGCCGCGCCTTTCCGTGCCTGGATCGACGATTGGTCGCTGCAAGGACCGGACATGGATAGCCTGACGATGCAGGCCCATGGCAAGGACTTCGGCTATCGGCTGTCCCTGCGCAGCCAGGGGCCGCTGGTGCTGCACGGCGACGCCGGCTACAGCGAAAAGTCGGGCGAAGGACAGGCCTCTTACTACTACAGCCAACCTTTCTACGCCGTCAGTGGCGAGATCGAAAGGGCCGGCAAACGCCATCGCGTGCAAGGCCGCGCCTGGCTGGACCGGGAGTGGAGCAGCCAGCCGCTGTCAGCCGATCAGCAGGGCTGGGATTGGTTTTCCCTGCACCTGGCCGACGGCGCCAAGCTGATGCTGTTCCAGGTGCGCCAGCAGCAGGGCGCGCCGTATCGCGCGGGTACCTGGATAAGCGCGGACGGAAGCGCCACGCCGCTGCGCGGCCAGCAGATCAGCCTGGATCCACTGGCATGGACGCGGCAGGACGACGGCCGCGAGCTGCCGACCCGCTGGCGGGTCAGGGTGGCGGGCTTGCCCGCGGGTCCGGTGGACGTGACGGCAGCTGCCGTGCAGCCGCGCGCGTGGATGGCGACGTCCTTTCCGTACTGGGAAGGGCCGGTGCGATTGGCCAACGGCGGCGGCCAGCCGGGCGGGACCGGCTATCTGGAAATGACCGGCTATTGA
- a CDS encoding SDR family NAD(P)-dependent oxidoreductase — protein MELNFEGRTALVTGASQGIGRTTARMLALSGANVVAVARRVELVEQSAAEIAEQVARQGKGGKIIPLAADFYDEATPDRVAAEAQRLLGRVDILMNAAGASRPVPFEATRDQWHEGMLLNFFRIRELTHAVVPGMKQNGWGRIVTFTGTSEPRMLNAAFTAKAAVHVWSKGLSREVAPYGVTMNCLQPGRIRSEQISKRYPTPESEREYAQAEIPVGRFGEPEEIAAVALFLASDQARYVTGTVIPVDGGSSRFAF, from the coding sequence ATGGAACTGAATTTCGAAGGACGTACCGCCCTGGTCACGGGCGCCAGCCAAGGCATCGGCCGCACGACGGCGCGCATGCTGGCCCTGTCCGGCGCCAACGTGGTCGCGGTGGCCCGGCGCGTCGAGCTGGTCGAACAGAGCGCCGCGGAAATCGCCGAACAGGTCGCCAGGCAGGGCAAAGGCGGCAAGATCATTCCCCTGGCGGCGGACTTCTACGACGAGGCCACCCCGGACCGCGTCGCCGCGGAAGCGCAGCGCCTGCTGGGCCGCGTCGACATTTTGATGAATGCCGCCGGCGCCAGCCGCCCCGTCCCTTTCGAAGCCACGCGCGACCAATGGCACGAAGGCATGCTGCTGAACTTCTTCCGCATCCGCGAACTGACGCATGCCGTGGTGCCCGGCATGAAGCAGAACGGCTGGGGCCGCATCGTCACCTTCACCGGCACGTCCGAACCGCGCATGCTGAATGCCGCCTTCACCGCCAAGGCCGCCGTGCACGTGTGGTCCAAGGGGCTGTCGCGTGAAGTCGCGCCTTACGGCGTCACCATGAACTGCCTGCAGCCGGGCCGTATCCGCAGCGAACAGATTTCCAAGCGCTACCCCACCCCCGAAAGCGAGCGCGAGTATGCCCAGGCGGAAATCCCCGTGGGCCGCTTCGGCGAACCGGAGGAAATCGCCGCGGTGGCGTTGTTCCTGGCATCCGACCAGGCGCGCTACGTCACTGGCACCGTCATCCCCGTGGATGGCGGCTCCAGCCGCTTCGCGTTCTGA